In Bremerella cremea, one DNA window encodes the following:
- a CDS encoding carboxypeptidase-like regulatory domain-containing protein, protein MLVIKKTLLAITLLSVISLAGCGGESGQEMGQVSGTITKGGAPLVGASLEFYPEGDGAASYGKSDEQGNFTLRYSTGKPGAIVGEHKVTVIGGTSKGGAAAPSEGLATLTEGDSVPKPVGAPGAGGSKRGGAPKPVEGITATVKAGEENHIVIEL, encoded by the coding sequence ATGTTAGTCATCAAAAAGACCCTACTGGCGATCACGCTCCTCAGTGTTATTTCACTCGCAGGATGCGGCGGAGAGTCAGGGCAAGAAATGGGACAAGTTAGCGGTACCATCACCAAGGGTGGTGCCCCACTTGTTGGTGCGAGTCTCGAATTCTACCCGGAAGGTGATGGAGCTGCTTCCTATGGGAAATCGGATGAGCAAGGAAACTTCACTCTCCGATATTCGACTGGTAAGCCAGGTGCTATCGTTGGCGAACACAAAGTGACCGTCATCGGAGGCACATCCAAAGGAGGTGCAGCAGCTCCGTCGGAAGGCTTAGCCACATTAACAGAAGGTGATTCCGTACCGAAGCCAGTGGGTGCTCCAGGAGCAGGTGGCTCGAAGCGTGGTGGAGCACCGAAACCAGTCGAAGGGATAACAGCCACCGTCAAGGCGGGCGAAGAAAACCATATCGTTATCGAACTTTAG
- a CDS encoding alkaline phosphatase, with amino-acid sequence MRKLLPFVLVALTTLCFLPSAHCAKQEDPIAQLQETNTETNQPNGLHWGPNPKTYSNWTTHSNRLIPVYSFGITLDSVNGENSVYRSEEKLKSLFGYVPTKTVNPTAEYFDQTDVYQLQKQAVESGKKRIILFVYDGMDWQTTWAAAISKSGQVPYREGRGTGLHFQDYRGTTTDFGYFVTTPHNDGTDVNVDRQIVTSPGGSTLGGYDPHEAGDKPWSIPPDAGYPIAKGKNTKHAYTDSSASATSMTSGIKTYNNAVNVDYMGREILPIARQLQNEGWHVGVVTSVPICHATPGSAYANNVHRYDYQDITRDLIGLPSVFHPGALPGLDVLIGGGSGDHKDKDGKQGANFVPGNPYLTKEDMDSIDVANGGKYVIAERTAGRTGPEVLQEATAKAIAEKKRLFGFFGVSGGHLPFQTADGDFNPVGSRPSKVEKYTEADISENVTLSDMSLSALDCLEAKGKPWWLMIEAGDVDWANHSNNIDNSIGAVLSGDQAFHNVTKWIEEHGGWDDTCLILTADHGHYLVLEKPEVLTEK; translated from the coding sequence GTGCGAAAACTCCTACCCTTTGTGCTTGTCGCCCTGACGACGTTGTGTTTTCTTCCTTCTGCACATTGCGCAAAACAGGAAGATCCAATTGCTCAGTTACAGGAAACCAACACCGAGACCAATCAACCCAATGGTCTTCATTGGGGCCCAAACCCCAAGACCTATTCCAACTGGACCACGCACTCGAACCGTCTGATTCCTGTTTACTCCTTTGGAATCACGCTCGATTCAGTGAACGGCGAGAACAGCGTTTATCGCAGCGAAGAGAAATTGAAATCGCTGTTCGGCTACGTCCCAACGAAAACGGTCAATCCGACTGCGGAATACTTTGACCAGACCGATGTCTATCAACTACAGAAACAGGCCGTTGAATCAGGCAAGAAGCGGATCATTTTGTTCGTTTACGACGGCATGGATTGGCAAACCACCTGGGCCGCCGCGATTAGCAAGTCTGGCCAGGTTCCTTATCGCGAAGGGCGCGGAACTGGGCTGCACTTTCAAGACTATCGTGGCACGACGACCGATTTTGGTTACTTCGTGACGACTCCTCACAACGACGGCACCGATGTCAACGTCGATCGTCAAATCGTTACCTCCCCCGGCGGCAGCACACTGGGAGGTTACGACCCGCACGAAGCAGGCGACAAGCCATGGTCGATTCCGCCGGATGCTGGTTACCCGATTGCCAAGGGAAAGAACACAAAACATGCCTACACCGATTCGTCTGCCTCAGCCACCTCGATGACCAGCGGCATCAAAACCTATAACAACGCCGTTAATGTCGACTATATGGGACGCGAGATCCTTCCCATCGCACGGCAACTGCAAAACGAAGGGTGGCATGTGGGCGTGGTGACCAGTGTCCCCATTTGTCACGCAACTCCTGGCAGCGCGTACGCCAATAATGTTCATCGTTACGACTATCAAGACATTACCCGTGACCTGATCGGTCTGCCGTCGGTCTTTCACCCAGGGGCGCTCCCTGGCCTTGATGTTCTGATTGGTGGTGGTTCAGGAGACCACAAAGATAAAGATGGCAAACAAGGTGCGAACTTTGTCCCTGGCAATCCTTACCTGACCAAAGAAGACATGGACTCGATCGATGTTGCCAACGGAGGCAAGTATGTCATCGCCGAACGAACCGCTGGCCGCACAGGTCCAGAAGTTCTGCAGGAAGCTACCGCTAAGGCAATCGCAGAAAAGAAGCGGCTGTTTGGTTTCTTTGGCGTGAGCGGTGGCCACCTCCCCTTTCAAACGGCCGACGGCGACTTCAACCCGGTAGGATCGCGACCAAGCAAGGTTGAAAAATACACCGAAGCTGACATTAGCGAAAACGTCACGCTCTCGGACATGAGCCTATCGGCACTCGATTGTTTAGAAGCCAAGGGAAAGCCATGGTGGTTGATGATCGAAGCTGGCGATGTTGATTGGGCAAACCACTCGAACAACATCGACAATTCGATCGGTGCCGTCCTGAGTGGCGATCAAGCATTCCACAATGTGACCAAGTGGATCGAAGAACATGGCGGCTGGGACGATACTTGCTTAATCCTGACTGCCGACCATGGGCACTACTTGGTCTTAGAAAAGCCTGAAGTTCTGACCGAGAAATAA
- a CDS encoding DUF1559 domain-containing protein — protein MRTVRRSRLGFTLVELLVVIAIIGVLIALLLPAVQQAREAARRMSCSNNSKQLALALHNYHDTHGCFPVGSIATSNGERPASWLVRIWPFIEQSAAYDQSTFVGNDWSGRGFDKNWRATTVLNIEFLNCPSNPMTKFWTQTASSAMTSDGCPQNIKYQIPDYAGCTGVYNGGPLTNWNGYHGRQDYNGIMTVLDSRNSEPTSFKHITDGTSNTIALGEQSDFIKIMDSSGKITKKDTYRAWSWHGGGWSGGGGAEKDEGYWKGLTSVRAGINYVPSTTNDPFGVGDYWYGRPGFHTIYTSAHPGGAMFALGDGSVRFISENLNFTTLGRLANRHDGQVVGEY, from the coding sequence ATGAGAACCGTCCGCCGAAGCCGTCTGGGCTTCACCCTTGTAGAACTGCTAGTCGTGATCGCCATCATTGGGGTGTTGATCGCACTCTTGCTTCCTGCCGTACAACAAGCTCGCGAGGCTGCTCGCCGCATGAGCTGTAGCAACAATTCCAAGCAGCTTGCTTTGGCATTGCACAATTACCATGACACGCATGGCTGTTTCCCGGTTGGTAGCATTGCGACTAGCAATGGCGAACGCCCAGCCAGTTGGTTGGTGCGTATCTGGCCCTTCATCGAACAATCGGCTGCCTACGATCAATCAACGTTTGTCGGCAACGACTGGTCAGGCCGTGGGTTCGATAAGAACTGGCGTGCTACGACCGTCCTGAACATCGAGTTTTTGAACTGCCCATCCAATCCGATGACCAAGTTCTGGACTCAGACCGCTTCTTCTGCGATGACCAGCGACGGCTGCCCCCAGAATATCAAATACCAAATTCCCGACTACGCTGGTTGCACTGGTGTTTACAACGGTGGACCGCTGACCAACTGGAACGGATACCACGGACGACAAGACTACAACGGTATCATGACGGTGTTGGATTCGCGTAATTCCGAACCGACAAGTTTTAAACACATTACCGATGGAACGAGCAACACGATTGCCCTCGGTGAACAGTCCGACTTCATCAAGATTATGGACTCCTCTGGCAAAATTACCAAAAAGGATACCTACCGAGCCTGGTCGTGGCACGGCGGTGGTTGGTCCGGGGGTGGTGGAGCCGAGAAAGACGAAGGCTATTGGAAAGGTCTGACTTCGGTCCGTGCGGGTATCAACTACGTTCCGTCGACCACGAACGATCCATTTGGTGTCGGTGATTACTGGTACGGTCGACCTGGTTTTCACACGATCTACACCTCCGCACATCCTGGTGGTGCCATGTTTGCCTTAGGTGACGGTTCCGTCCGGTTCATTAGCGAGAACTTGAACTTCACCACGCTGGGACGATTGGCAAATCGTCACGACGGTCAGGTTGTTGGCGAATACTAA
- a CDS encoding sulfatase family protein — translation MPPLPFRFALLLICFAPSLLSAAERPNFVVFIADDVSWNDFGCYGNQGARTPNIDALAADGMKFTNAYLTASSCSPSRCSIITGRYPHNNGAASELHRPLPEHLIKFPKLLKEAGYYTALAGKDHMPQDNANEQAVWDTKRGPNVPGNKGGEGHWVDVVQKRPQDQPFFFWFAATDAHRDWNGDNEWREDRYGPKHNPADVEVSPYLRDTPATRDDLASYHNEVTRFDYFIGQVVAELKKQNALDNTLIFVMADNGRPFPRGKTRVHDSGMKTPFVLHWPAGIEQPGSTTKSLISVIDIAPTVLTLAGAKVPEQFQGFSFANVLQDPTAVHRHYAFSEHNWHDYEAHGRAVRDSQGMLYVRNARPEKAWLGPADSVSSPSHKDLQTANAEGKLTAPQADVLLEPRPSEELYDTRKDPLQTNNLISDQQYAKHLAELRSVMDTWQKETGDSVPTNYTIDHYDREMGYIDSKTGERIRGDRPYGDWPGFDRKSSEINAPGPR, via the coding sequence ATGCCTCCCCTTCCCTTTCGGTTTGCACTGCTGCTGATTTGCTTTGCCCCCTCACTTCTCTCGGCGGCAGAGCGGCCAAATTTTGTTGTCTTTATTGCCGACGACGTCAGTTGGAATGACTTCGGCTGTTATGGAAACCAAGGAGCTCGAACGCCGAACATCGATGCCTTGGCTGCCGATGGGATGAAGTTCACCAACGCCTATCTGACCGCCAGCAGTTGCAGCCCGAGTCGCTGTAGCATCATTACCGGGCGCTATCCACACAACAACGGGGCGGCCAGCGAGCTGCATCGTCCGCTGCCAGAACACTTGATCAAGTTCCCCAAGTTGCTGAAAGAAGCTGGCTACTACACGGCACTGGCTGGCAAAGATCATATGCCGCAAGACAACGCCAACGAACAAGCTGTATGGGATACCAAACGAGGGCCTAATGTTCCTGGCAATAAAGGGGGCGAAGGACATTGGGTCGACGTCGTGCAGAAACGCCCGCAAGACCAGCCCTTCTTCTTCTGGTTCGCCGCGACCGATGCCCATCGCGATTGGAATGGTGACAACGAGTGGAGGGAAGACCGGTACGGCCCCAAGCACAATCCAGCGGACGTCGAGGTTTCGCCCTACCTGCGCGACACACCAGCAACCCGCGACGATCTGGCTTCGTATCACAACGAAGTCACCCGCTTCGATTACTTCATCGGGCAAGTGGTTGCCGAATTGAAGAAACAAAACGCTTTGGACAACACGTTAATCTTTGTCATGGCTGACAACGGTCGACCTTTCCCGCGCGGCAAGACGCGCGTTCACGATAGCGGTATGAAGACGCCGTTTGTGCTGCATTGGCCTGCGGGAATTGAGCAGCCCGGCAGCACAACGAAAAGCTTGATAAGCGTGATCGATATTGCCCCGACCGTGCTCACCTTGGCTGGTGCGAAAGTGCCCGAGCAGTTCCAAGGATTCAGCTTTGCCAACGTGCTGCAAGATCCAACCGCAGTGCATCGCCATTACGCATTTAGCGAACATAACTGGCACGACTACGAAGCCCACGGACGCGCCGTGCGTGACAGCCAAGGGATGTTATACGTTCGGAATGCTCGGCCTGAGAAAGCGTGGCTGGGCCCGGCTGATTCGGTCAGTTCCCCTTCGCACAAAGATCTGCAGACTGCCAACGCAGAAGGCAAACTGACCGCTCCTCAGGCCGATGTATTATTGGAACCGCGACCGAGCGAGGAACTTTACGACACCAGAAAAGACCCGCTGCAAACCAATAACCTGATCAGCGATCAGCAATACGCCAAACACTTGGCCGAACTTCGTAGCGTGATGGATACCTGGCAGAAAGAGACAGGTGACAGCGTGCCCACGAACTACACAATCGATCACTACGATCGAGAGATGGGTTACATCGATAGCAAAACGGGCGAGCGCATCCGCGGCGATCGCCCCTACGGCGACTGGCCTGGCTTCGATCGCAAGTCGTCCGAGATCAACGCCCCTGGCCCACGCTAA